A DNA window from Elusimicrobiota bacterium contains the following coding sequences:
- the bcp gene encoding thioredoxin-dependent thiol peroxidase, which yields MPVLEIGDKAPAFSALDQDGKKVSLSDFKGKQVVLYFYPKDMTPGCTVEACAFRDGFSALRKAGAFVLGVSKDPVASHKKFADKIRLPFPLLADEDLKIMKAYGAWGERSMYGRKFMGTLRITYIIDSNRKIKAVFKKVKPAGHDREVLALL from the coding sequence ATTCCCGTGCTTGAGATCGGTGACAAAGCCCCCGCGTTTTCCGCCCTGGATCAGGACGGAAAAAAAGTTTCCCTATCGGACTTCAAGGGGAAACAGGTGGTGCTCTATTTTTACCCCAAGGACATGACCCCGGGGTGCACGGTGGAAGCCTGCGCCTTTCGGGACGGCTTTTCGGCCCTCCGGAAAGCCGGGGCGTTCGTTTTAGGGGTCAGCAAGGACCCCGTCGCCTCCCACAAGAAATTCGCCGACAAAATCCGCCTGCCCTTTCCGCTCCTGGCGGACGAAGATTTGAAAATTATGAAGGCCTACGGCGCCTGGGGAGAACGTTCGATGTACGGGCGGAAATTCATGGGCACTTTGCGGATCACTTATATCATTGATTCAAACCGTAAAATAAAGGCGGTTTTCAAAAAAGTCAAACCCGCTGGTCACGACCGGGAAGTCCTCGCTCTCCTTTGA
- the nadA gene encoding quinolinate synthase NadA → MATAPPSDIVAEIQRLKKTRNAVILAHNYERPEVQDLADVVGDSLFLSHQAAKTTADVIVFCGVHFMAETAAILAPAKTVLLPDLEAGCSLAATADVAQVRAWKEAHPGAVVVAYVNTTAAVKGEADYCCTSSNAVNVVRAIPAGKEILFLPDMYLGQFVREKTGRKIHLWPGSCHVHFGIHDADIEAQKKAHPGAEFLVHPECGCLSSALKHADTIASTSGMVRRAKESPNKTFLVATETGILHTLRKQNPGKTFIPVVRTAECEFMKKITLEKILWSLEDLKHRITVPADVAERARRAIDRMMAVGETSAPGKPS, encoded by the coding sequence ATGGCCACCGCCCCGCCCTCCGACATTGTCGCGGAAATTCAACGGTTGAAAAAAACCCGAAACGCCGTGATCCTCGCGCACAACTACGAACGCCCCGAGGTCCAGGATTTGGCCGACGTGGTGGGGGATTCCTTGTTCTTATCCCACCAGGCCGCCAAGACCACCGCCGACGTCATCGTTTTTTGCGGCGTCCACTTCATGGCCGAAACGGCGGCCATTCTGGCCCCCGCCAAAACCGTCCTCCTCCCCGACCTGGAGGCCGGGTGCTCCCTGGCGGCCACGGCCGACGTGGCCCAGGTTCGCGCCTGGAAAGAAGCCCACCCCGGCGCGGTGGTCGTGGCCTACGTCAACACCACCGCCGCGGTCAAGGGCGAAGCCGATTATTGCTGCACCTCCTCCAACGCCGTGAACGTTGTTCGGGCGATCCCGGCCGGCAAGGAAATCCTTTTTTTGCCCGACATGTATCTGGGTCAATTCGTGCGCGAAAAAACGGGCCGGAAAATCCATCTGTGGCCCGGCTCCTGCCACGTGCATTTCGGCATCCACGACGCCGACATCGAGGCCCAGAAGAAAGCCCACCCCGGGGCCGAGTTTCTGGTTCACCCCGAATGCGGTTGCCTTTCCTCGGCGCTCAAACACGCCGACACCATCGCCTCCACCTCGGGCATGGTGCGCCGGGCCAAGGAGTCTCCCAACAAAACCTTTCTGGTGGCGACGGAAACGGGCATCCTGCACACCCTGCGCAAGCAGAACCCGGGCAAAACTTTTATTCCCGTGGTTCGAACCGCCGAATGCGAATTCATGAAAAAAATCACCTTGGAAAAAATCCTCTGGTCCCTGGAAGACCTGAAACACCGGATCACCGTCCCGGCGGACGTGGCCGAGCGGGCCCGGCGGGCCATCGACCGCATGATGGCCGTCGGCGAAACGTCGGCCCCGGGGAAACCGTCGTGA
- a CDS encoding HAMP domain-containing protein — MKKISLRTKLSLYSSLLVLGVVSSVGFSLYVAERHYLLQRFQQSQQESVQFLVQIGRESLTSRNMPLLASYLSLLRKSRALTYAMVLDGKGQIVAHTNTIFIGQKPTDTVTLQALEAGTLTQQESAAANDQVVDLAMPILQEGRRWGTARVGYSQKAIAALVDGSLEAARHRIFVAGAVSIVVGIAIAVFLALLLARPIRHLRDGAHQIGEGALDHRIRITSRDELGELANEFNVMAAKLQELDQLKQDFVSNVTHELRSPLTSLRGYVEFLLRGSAGTLNDEQRDYLMVIKNNSVRLARFIDNLLDVAKIESRKIELHPENVRPQDIAREMEAVFRPMAEEKEIAFHTEVPPDVPPLRADADKLVEIFTNLLSNAFKFTSENGRVVFSVSEEGDALHFRVADSGVGIPASALESVFNKFEQVKPTHGLARKTKGTGLGLTIVRGFVEAHGGRVWMESEEGQGSIAHVVLPKSGGANKAETPEAAR, encoded by the coding sequence TTGAAAAAAATTTCCCTTCGCACCAAATTGAGCCTTTATTCCAGCTTGCTGGTGTTGGGCGTCGTTTCCAGCGTGGGGTTCTCCCTTTACGTGGCCGAACGTCATTATTTGCTCCAGCGGTTTCAGCAAAGCCAGCAGGAAAGCGTTCAGTTTCTCGTTCAAATCGGCCGGGAATCCCTGACAAGCCGCAACATGCCCCTTTTGGCCAGCTATCTTTCGCTCCTTCGCAAATCCCGCGCCCTGACCTACGCCATGGTTTTGGACGGCAAAGGACAGATCGTGGCCCACACCAACACCATTTTCATCGGTCAGAAACCCACGGACACCGTCACCTTGCAAGCCCTGGAAGCCGGAACCCTCACCCAGCAGGAATCCGCGGCGGCCAACGATCAGGTGGTGGATCTGGCCATGCCCATCCTGCAGGAAGGACGCCGGTGGGGCACGGCCCGGGTGGGATATTCCCAAAAGGCCATCGCCGCCCTGGTCGACGGATCTTTGGAAGCGGCCCGGCATCGAATTTTTGTGGCGGGAGCGGTGTCCATCGTTGTTGGAATCGCCATCGCCGTCTTTTTGGCCCTTCTCCTGGCGAGGCCCATCCGTCATTTGCGCGATGGCGCCCACCAAATCGGGGAAGGGGCCTTGGACCATCGGATCCGCATCACCTCCCGGGACGAACTGGGCGAGTTGGCCAACGAGTTCAACGTGATGGCCGCCAAACTTCAGGAATTGGACCAGCTGAAGCAGGATTTCGTTTCGAACGTCACGCACGAACTGCGGTCCCCGTTGACCTCGCTGCGCGGGTACGTCGAATTCCTGCTCCGGGGAAGCGCGGGGACCTTAAACGACGAGCAGCGGGATTACTTGATGGTCATCAAGAACAATTCCGTCCGGCTGGCGCGGTTCATCGACAATCTGTTGGACGTCGCGAAAATAGAATCGCGAAAAATCGAGCTGCATCCCGAAAACGTTCGTCCGCAGGACATCGCCCGGGAAATGGAAGCCGTCTTTCGGCCCATGGCGGAGGAAAAGGAAATCGCCTTTCACACGGAAGTCCCCCCCGACGTACCGCCGCTTCGGGCCGACGCCGACAAACTCGTGGAAATCTTTACGAATTTGCTGAGCAACGCCTTTAAATTCACGTCGGAAAACGGGCGCGTCGTTTTTTCCGTGTCCGAGGAGGGGGACGCCCTTCATTTCCGGGTGGCGGACAGCGGCGTTGGGATTCCGGCGTCGGCCTTGGAGAGCGTGTTCAACAAGTTTGAACAGGTGAAACCCACCCACGGCCTGGCCCGGAAAACCAAGGGAACGGGGTTGGGGCTGACCATTGTTCGTGGTTTTGTGGAGGCGCACGGCGGACGCGTGTGGATGGAGAGCGAAGAGGGGCAAGGGTCCATCGCCCACGTGGTGCTGCCGAAATCCGGCGGTGCCAACAAAGCCGAAACCCCCGAGGCCGCGCGTTGA
- the folE gene encoding GTP cyclohydrolase I FolE has translation MKSATEHPLAELPLPDLVKEILRRLGESPEREGLLRTPQRVAKSLLELTSGYHTDVDQLINGALFEESYNEMVVVRDIKFYSLCEHHLLPFFGVAHVAYIPDGRILGLSKIPKLVKAFSRRLQVQERLTNDIAQVLMEKIKPLGAAVVVDARHMCMEMRGAESYSSPTVTSAMHGLFHQDARTREEFLSLIRQK, from the coding sequence ATGAAATCCGCCACCGAACATCCCCTTGCCGAACTGCCGCTCCCCGATTTGGTCAAAGAGATTCTCCGCCGTTTGGGGGAATCGCCCGAGCGGGAGGGCCTCCTGCGAACCCCCCAGCGGGTGGCCAAGTCCCTACTGGAATTGACCTCGGGCTACCACACCGACGTGGACCAACTCATCAACGGCGCCCTGTTTGAGGAGTCCTACAACGAAATGGTCGTGGTTCGCGACATTAAATTTTATTCGCTGTGCGAGCACCACCTCCTTCCTTTTTTCGGCGTGGCCCACGTGGCGTACATTCCGGACGGACGCATTTTGGGCTTGTCCAAAATCCCCAAGTTGGTGAAAGCCTTTTCCCGCCGCCTTCAGGTACAGGAACGCCTGACCAACGACATCGCCCAGGTGCTTATGGAAAAGATCAAACCTCTGGGCGCGGCCGTGGTCGTCGACGCCCGCCACATGTGCATGGAAATGCGCGGGGCGGAAAGTTACTCCAGCCCCACGGTGACCAGCGCCATGCACGGCCTCTTCCACCAGGACGCCCGCACCCGGGAAGAATTTCTTTCTCTGATTCGCCAAAAGTAA
- a CDS encoding molybdenum cofactor biosynthesis protein MoaE: MSDPFLCHDPIDVDTLEGNRRQGEPGAVVSFQGVVRRDRTPRGEVAGLTYEAFEPLAESEMADILAELRARWPGADALARHRLGDVRVGETGLLLVVTAPSSAEAFQACHYALDQMKTRIPLWKKDRYADGSGEWSTQHRETMLISDSVLTIPQS, from the coding sequence GTGAGCGATCCCTTTTTGTGCCACGACCCCATCGACGTGGACACCCTGGAAGGAAACAGACGCCAGGGGGAGCCCGGCGCGGTGGTCTCCTTTCAAGGGGTGGTCCGGAGGGATCGCACGCCCCGGGGGGAAGTGGCGGGCCTCACCTACGAAGCTTTTGAGCCCTTGGCCGAATCGGAAATGGCGGACATTCTCGCCGAACTTCGGGCGCGGTGGCCCGGGGCCGACGCCCTGGCCCGCCACCGATTGGGAGACGTTCGGGTGGGGGAAACGGGATTGCTTTTGGTGGTGACGGCGCCGTCCAGCGCCGAGGCCTTCCAGGCCTGCCACTACGCTTTGGACCAAATGAAAACCCGAATCCCCCTTTGGAAAAAGGACCGCTACGCCGACGGCTCCGGCGAATGGTCCACCCAGCACCGGGAGACGATGTTGATCTCGGACAGCGTCCTGACCATCCCCCAAAGCTGA
- a CDS encoding peroxiredoxin yields MAPRFGRAVLTLLAFGFIAPGNTAPPAKTIKEIFVTLKEGDLAPDFTAPTEGGTPVILSTFLATTAKGKSVVLYFYPKDDTPGCTIEACAFRDRAADFSQKNAVVLGVSLDGADSHRSFKTKFGLPFLLLSDVGGNISRAYGVLNEEKGRSARWTFVIGPDRRIRKIFPNVSVEGHAAEVLSAL; encoded by the coding sequence ATGGCCCCGCGATTCGGCAGGGCCGTCCTTACGCTTTTGGCCTTTGGATTCATCGCTCCGGGGAACACGGCGCCCCCCGCAAAAACGATCAAGGAGATTTTCGTGACGCTCAAAGAAGGCGATTTGGCCCCCGATTTTACCGCTCCCACCGAGGGGGGGACCCCCGTGATCCTCTCGACCTTTCTGGCCACCACGGCCAAGGGAAAGTCGGTGGTTCTTTATTTTTACCCCAAAGACGACACGCCGGGCTGCACCATCGAAGCCTGCGCCTTTCGCGACCGGGCGGCCGATTTCAGCCAAAAAAACGCCGTGGTCTTGGGCGTCAGTTTGGACGGCGCGGATTCCCATCGGTCGTTTAAAACCAAATTCGGTCTGCCCTTCCTTCTTTTGTCGGACGTTGGGGGGAACATTTCCAGGGCCTACGGCGTTCTCAACGAAGAGAAGGGGCGCTCCGCCCGCTGGACCTTTGTCATCGGCCCGGACCGTCGCATAAGAAAAATTTTCCCGAACGTCTCGGTGGAGGGACACGCCGCCGAGGTCTTGTCGGCCCTGTGA
- the gph gene encoding phosphoglycolate phosphatase (PGP is an essential enzyme in the glycolate salvage pathway in higher organisms (photorespiration in plants). Phosphoglycolate results from the oxidase activity of RubisCO in the Calvin cycle when concentrations of carbon dioxide are low relative to oxygen. This enzyme is a member of the Haloacid Dehalogenase (HAD) superfamily of aspartate-nucleophile hydrolase enzymes (PF00702).), with the protein MTGRFLTADAVLFDLDGTLVDSRGDIAFSVNHTLTALGRPVLDLATVERYVGDGVRQLLARAAGPMDEKTTARALEIFLPHYLEHCADTTRPYPGVMETLNRFSGKSLAVVTNKPEAHTWKTLRAAGMEKLFQVVLGGDSLPTRKPAPEPLWEALSRTNIARNRAVMVGDSLVDIQAARAAQVPVVAVTYGFRPAEELAAALPDALINSFSDLSEVLR; encoded by the coding sequence GTGACGGGGCGGTTCCTGACCGCCGACGCCGTCCTCTTCGACTTGGACGGAACGCTGGTGGACAGCCGGGGGGACATTGCCTTTTCCGTCAACCACACGTTGACGGCCCTGGGACGACCGGTGTTGGATCTGGCCACGGTCGAGCGGTATGTGGGGGACGGCGTGCGGCAGTTGCTGGCGCGCGCCGCCGGCCCGATGGATGAAAAAACAACGGCGCGCGCCCTGGAAATATTTTTGCCACACTATTTGGAGCACTGCGCCGACACCACGCGGCCCTACCCGGGCGTGATGGAGACCTTGAATCGTTTTTCCGGCAAATCCTTGGCGGTCGTGACCAACAAACCCGAGGCGCACACCTGGAAGACCCTCCGGGCCGCGGGGATGGAAAAACTTTTTCAGGTGGTGCTGGGGGGCGACTCGTTGCCCACCCGAAAACCCGCCCCGGAGCCCCTCTGGGAGGCGTTGAGCCGCACGAACATCGCCCGGAATCGGGCGGTGATGGTGGGGGACAGTTTGGTGGATATTCAGGCGGCCCGGGCGGCTCAAGTGCCCGTGGTGGCGGTGACCTACGGGTTCCGCCCGGCCGAGGAACTGGCGGCGGCTTTGCCCGACGCCTTGATCAATTCGTTCAGCGATTTGTCGGAGGTCCTTCGGTGA
- a CDS encoding EVE domain-containing protein, which translates to MEWIFSTEPKEYPWSKVQEGAARWDGIRGPAARKFMRDIQAGDRIWGYHASPQKALVCWAVAAAPAYPDPVAPDWLAIDLCFDRWLPRPIALAELRADAQLAAMPFLRIPRLSVAPVTSDQSKRLFSLCRKSEDSRA; encoded by the coding sequence ATGGAGTGGATTTTTTCCACGGAACCCAAGGAATACCCCTGGTCGAAGGTCCAGGAGGGGGCGGCTCGTTGGGACGGCATTCGGGGGCCCGCGGCGCGAAAATTCATGCGCGACATTCAGGCCGGCGACCGGATTTGGGGGTACCACGCCTCGCCCCAAAAGGCCCTCGTGTGCTGGGCCGTGGCGGCCGCCCCGGCTTACCCCGACCCCGTGGCGCCCGATTGGCTGGCCATCGACTTGTGCTTTGATCGGTGGCTTCCGCGCCCCATCGCCCTGGCCGAGTTACGCGCCGACGCCCAGCTGGCCGCCATGCCCTTCCTGCGAATACCCCGGCTTTCCGTGGCGCCGGTGACGTCGGACCAGTCCAAACGACTTTTTTCGCTATGTCGAAAATCGGAGGATTCCCGTGCTTGA
- a CDS encoding DUF2203 domain-containing protein — MHQRYFTLDEAQELLPQIRPLLEEVKELKRRVDARISTWRHNPSFSIADEALARGQVEFLMGEINARLESVCQHGCLPKDLDMGLVDFPSRRPDGTEIYLCWRLGEADISHWHRVTEGFSARRPIPSPVPFFRSL; from the coding sequence ATGCATCAGCGTTATTTCACGCTGGATGAAGCCCAAGAGCTCCTCCCCCAAATCCGGCCCTTGCTGGAAGAGGTGAAGGAGTTAAAGCGACGCGTGGACGCCCGTATTTCGACCTGGCGCCACAACCCCTCCTTTTCCATTGCCGACGAAGCTCTGGCCCGCGGCCAGGTGGAGTTCTTGATGGGTGAAATCAACGCCCGGCTGGAATCCGTTTGCCAGCACGGCTGCCTCCCCAAGGATTTGGACATGGGTTTGGTGGATTTTCCTTCCCGCCGGCCCGACGGAACGGAAATTTACCTCTGCTGGCGCCTCGGCGAAGCCGACATTTCCCATTGGCATCGGGTCACCGAAGGGTTCTCCGCCCGGCGGCCCATCCCGTCCCCCGTTCCCTTTTTCCGCTCCCTCTAA
- a CDS encoding MoaD/ThiS family protein, with product MIVLTLFAQLAEKARARSREFAPAPTPGALLAREPSLAFINPDSVRVSINGRWAQWTTPLQDGDEVALLPPGNAL from the coding sequence GTGATCGTCCTGACCCTTTTCGCCCAATTGGCCGAGAAGGCCCGAGCCCGTTCCCGGGAGTTCGCCCCGGCGCCGACGCCCGGCGCCTTGTTGGCGAGGGAACCCTCCCTGGCCTTCATCAACCCCGACAGCGTGCGGGTGTCGATTAACGGCCGTTGGGCCCAGTGGACCACCCCGCTTCAAGACGGGGACGAAGTGGCTCTCCTGCCACCGGGGAATGCCCTGTGA